A window of Eriocheir sinensis breed Jianghai 21 chromosome 63, ASM2467909v1, whole genome shotgun sequence contains these coding sequences:
- the LOC126987000 gene encoding lipoyl synthase, mitochondrial-like, protein MAARVQLAACCSSALRAALPRHTMLLQKLSSGFTLRPGSWRPVSSLPREKKKKVAEGPSLDDFITGKVTKDTSWVDYAGKLKRQAGETDRLRLPPWLKREIPVGKNFSKLKTDLRGLKLHTVCEEARCPNIGECWGGNEDSVSTATIMLMGDTCTRGCRFCSVKTARKPPPLDPKEPLNTATAIAEWGLDYVVLTSVDRDDIPDGGSSHIAETVKELKRQNSSILVECLVPDFGGNKDSVATIASSGLDVFAHNIETVESLTPRVRDPRARYRQSLKVLEEAKAVKANLVTKSSIMLGLGETDEEVLQTMKDLRSAGVDCLTLGQYMQPTKRHLRVAEYVTPDKFDEWQQSGERLGFAYTASGPLVRSSYRAGELFLKNLLQERKQKGTTDSREKSEA, encoded by the exons ATGGCGGCGAGGGTCCAGCTGGCCGCCTGCTGTTCCTCCGCCCTCCGTGCCGCCCTGCCCCGCCACACGATGCTGCTCCAGAAG TTGTCATCGGGCTTCACATTGCGTCCCGGCAGCTGGAGGCCCGTCAGCAGCCTGCCtcgggagaagaaaaagaaggtggctGAGGGGCCTTCTCTCGATGACTTCATAACAGGCAAG GTGACCAAGGACACCAGCTGGGTGGACTATGCCGGCAAGCTGAAGAGGCAGGCCGGGGAGACAGACCGGCTGAGGCTCCCGCCATGGCTCAAGAGAGAGATCCCGGTCGGCAAGAACTTCAGCAAG ttGAAGACAGACCTCCGTGGGCTCAAGCTGCACACCGTCTGTGAGGAGGCACGCTGCCCCAACATTGGGGAGTGTTGGGGGGGCAACGAGGACAGTGTGTCAACGGCTACAATCATG CTCATGGGAGACACGTGTACGAGGGGTTGTCGTTTCTGCTCCGTAAAGACAGCAAGGAAGCCACCACCGCTGGACCCCAAGGAGCCCCTCAACACTGCcacagccatcgccgagtggggCCTCGACTACGTGGTCCTCACCTCTGTTGACAGGGACG ACATTCCTGATGGGGGTTCGTCTCACATTGCTGAAACGGTGAAGGAACTGAAAAGGCA GAACTCGTCCATCCTGGTGGAGTGTTTGGTGCCTGACTTTGGTGGCAACAAGGATAGTGTCGCCACCATTGCCTCGTCCGGCCTCGACGTGTTCGCCCACAACATTGAGACGGTGGAGTCCCTCACCCCACGCGTCCGTGACCCTCGGGCCCGATACAG ACAGTCACTGAAGGTGCTGGAGGAGGCCAAGGCAGTGAAGGCCAACCTGGTGACCAAGTCGTCCATCATGCTGGGCCTTGGGGAGACAGATGAGGAGGTGCTGCAGACCATGAAAG ACCTGCGCAGTGCTGGTGTGGACTGCCTGACACTGGGCCAGTACATGCAGCCCACCAAGAGGCACCTGAGAGTGGCTGAGTACGTCACCCCAGACAAGTTTGATGAGTGGCAGCAGTCGGGGGAAAGACTCGGGTTCGCCTACACTGCAAGCGGCCCCCTTGTCCGCTCCTCCTACAGGGCCGGGGAACTCTTCCTTAAGAATCTGCTgcaggagaggaagcagaaggggaCCACG gATAGCAGAGAAAAGAGTGAAGCCTGA